In Equus quagga isolate Etosha38 chromosome 14, UCLA_HA_Equagga_1.0, whole genome shotgun sequence, one DNA window encodes the following:
- the ZBTB44 gene encoding zinc finger and BTB domain-containing protein 44 isoform X3: MLIHSGIKPFQCDRCGKKFTRAYSLKMHRLKHEGKRCFRCQICSATFTSFGEYKHHMRVSRHIIRKPRIYECKTCGAMFTNSGNLIVHLRSLNHEASELANYFQSSDFLVPDYLNQEQEETLVQYDLGEHSFESNSSVQMPVISQVSSTQNCESTFPLGALGGLAGKEEEMPEQPKTSACAEPARDDPPKSELSSITIE; encoded by the exons ATGCTCATCCACTCAG gAATTAAACCATTTCAGTGTGACCGCTGTGGGAAAAAGTTCACCAGGGCTTACTCGCTAAAGATGCATCGCCTAAAGCATGAAGGTAAACGCTGTTTCCGGTGCCAGATATGTAGTGCCACTTTCACTTCCTTCGGGGAATATAAACACCACATGAGGGTTTCCCGGCACATTATCCGCAAGCCTCGGATTTACGAGTGCAAAACATGTGGCGCCATGTTCACCAACTCTGGGAATTTAATCGTGCACCTGAGGAGTCTGAACCATGAAGCGTCAGAGCTAGCAAACTACTTCCAGAGCAG TGATTTCCTAGTACCGGACTACTTAAACCAGGAGCAGGAAGAGACCCTTGTTCAGTATGATCTTGGAGAACACAGTTTTGAAAGCAACTCCTCTGTTCAAATGCCTGTAATTTCACAGGTCTCCTCGACCCAGAATTGCGAAAGCACCTTTCCCTTGGGGGCTCTTGGTGGGctggcaggaaaagaggaagaaatgccaGAGCAGCCAAAGACCAGTGCTTGTGCTGAGCCAGCCAGAGATGACCCCCCAAAATCAGAGCTGTCTTCTATAACTATTGAGTAA